GTCCGGATCACGGGCAGCCGGTGTCGGCACGCACTGCCCGTCAGGCAGGATGGCGCGTTCGCCGCCGGCGCCGGGAGCTACCCTTACCGGCGGAACCCGCCCCTTTCCGACCGCCTCTTGACGCCCTTTTGGACCCATTGCCGTACCGACCTGCCACACCGACCTGCCGTACCGCCCGTGCGGCCGACCATCGAAGGAGAAGGCATGGAACCGCTGCGGATCGGCATCCTCGGTGCCGCCCGGATCGCCGGCCGGGCCATCGCCGAGCCGGCTCGGCTGACCGGCGCCCGGCTGGTCGCGGTCGCTGCCCGTGACACCGGCCGGGCCGAGGCCTTCGCCGCCGAGCACGACGTCGAACGCGTGCACGCGACGTACCAGGACCTGCTCGACGATCCGGACATCGAAGCGATCTACAACCCGCTCGCCAACGGCTTGCACGGCCCGTGGAACCTGCGGGCACTTGCCGCCGGCAAGCATGTGCTGACCGAGAAACCGTCGGCCAGCAACGCCACCGAGGCCAGGCAGGTACGCGATGCGGTGCAGGCGTCCGGCCTGGTCTTCATGGAAGGCTTCCACTACGCGTACCACCCGGCGCTGCGGCGGCTCCAGGAGCTGATCGCGAAGGGTGAGCTCGGCGACCTGCAGCATGTCGAGGCGACGATGGTGATGCCACCACCCGCCGACGACGACCCGCGCTGGTCGCTGCCGCTCGCCGGTGGCGCGGTGATGGACGTCGGTTGTTACGCGCTGCACGCGCAGCGGATGTTCGCGGCGTACGCCGGTGGTGCTCCGTTCCTGGCCAGTGCGCGGGCCGGCGAGCGGAAGCGGCTGCCCGGTGTGGACGAATGGCTGAACGCCGACCTGCAGTTCCCGAGCGGGGCGACGGGTGCGGTCCGGACCAGCATGGCGGCGGAGAGCGTCGAGTTCAGCCTGAAGGTGATCGGTAGCCGGGGCGAGGCGTTCGCGCCGTTCTACGTACTGCCGCAGAACGACGACCGGGTGATCGTGACGACGAAGGAAGACACCTGGGTGGAGCATCTCGGCACCAGGACGTCGTACACGTACCAGCTGGACGCCTTCGCGGGAGCGGTACGCAATGGTGCTCCCGTACTGACCGACGCTGATGACGCGCTGGCGACGATGGAACTGATCGACGCGTGCTACACGGCCGCGGGTATGACGCCGCGGCCGGTGTCGACGATCTGAAGCTTCAACGCATGGCGGCCGGTATGTGTACCGGCCGCCATGCGCTTTTGATCAGTCGTGGGTGGGGAAGCCCAGGTTCAGACCGCCGTGGGACGGGTCGAGCCAGCGGGACGTGACCACCTTGCCGCGGGTGAAGAAGTGCACGCCTTCGGTGCCGTGCGCGTGCGTGTCGCCGAACAGCGAGTTCTTCCAGCCGCCGAACGAGTAGTACGCCATCGGCACCGGGATCGGGACGTTGATCCCGACCATCCCGACCTCCACCTCGTTCTGGAAGCGCCGGGCCGCGCCGCCGTCGTTGGTGAAGATCGCCGTGCCGTTGCCGTACGGGTTCGAGTTCACCAGCTCGAGCGCGGCGTCGTACGACGGCGTACGCAGCACCGAGAGCACCGGACCGAAGATCTCGTCG
The genomic region above belongs to Kribbella solani and contains:
- a CDS encoding Gfo/Idh/MocA family protein, producing the protein MEPLRIGILGAARIAGRAIAEPARLTGARLVAVAARDTGRAEAFAAEHDVERVHATYQDLLDDPDIEAIYNPLANGLHGPWNLRALAAGKHVLTEKPSASNATEARQVRDAVQASGLVFMEGFHYAYHPALRRLQELIAKGELGDLQHVEATMVMPPPADDDPRWSLPLAGGAVMDVGCYALHAQRMFAAYAGGAPFLASARAGERKRLPGVDEWLNADLQFPSGATGAVRTSMAAESVEFSLKVIGSRGEAFAPFYVLPQNDDRVIVTTKEDTWVEHLGTRTSYTYQLDAFAGAVRNGAPVLTDADDALATMELIDACYTAAGMTPRPVSTI